The DNA region GACAGGCGCGCCGCGGCCCGGCGCAGACGGTCGGAGGCGCACAGCAGATCATCGACGCGACCGAGCATGACCCGCCCCGCCTCGCTCAACACCGGTTGCCGCGACGAACGATCAAACAACTCCAGCCCCAGATCGATCTCCAGACGGGCAATCGCTTCACTGATGGTCGACTGGCTTTTGCCCAGGCGACGTGCAGCCGCGCTGAACGAACCCAGTGCGGCAATCTGGACAAACGCTTCCAGCGCTTCGGGGGAATAACTCATGGCAGTCTCTTATCGGCTTTACCGATGGTAGTGATTTTCAGATTAGCGCAAATACCGATGACAATGCTGCCACGAATGGACATCAAGGACAGCCCGATCATGAGTCACCGCCAACAGCACGCTGAGCAGTCAACCACAGTGCCGCACAAAACCCTCCGCGAACGTGCCCTGCATGCCACCCTGTTCGAAATCGGCGGCGTGATTCTGGTCGCGCCGCTGCTCGCCTGGCTGATGGACCATTCACTGGCAATGATGGGCATCATGACGGTGATGATTTCCACCATCGCCATGCTCTGGAACATGCTCTATAACGCCCTGTTCGACCGCTTCCGGAAACGCTGCGGCTTCGCCATGAACCTGATGACCCGTGTTCTGCACGCCATGGGGTTCGAAGCCGGACTGATCCTCGCCGTGGTGCCACTGGCCGCATGGTGGCTGTCGATCAGCCTGCTGCAAGCCTTCCTGCTGGACATCGGCCTGCTGCTGATGTTTCTGCCGTACACCCTGCTGTTCAACTGGGCCTACGACAGACTGCGCGAGAGGCTGGTCGAGCGGCGCGAGTCGAGATGCGAGGTGCTTTGAGGCTGGTCGTCAGCGCTTTCAGGCATCAACGTTGTAGATGCACGGCATCAGCCTTTCTCACTGGATTATCCCACTGCCCCCAGAGCACACTGTCGGCCTCTGACCAACACGGCAAGGACCCCGACCCATGACTGAAATAATAAAACTGGCCGCGTTCAGCGATGGAGACCGGGGCGGCAACCCGGCAGGCGTGTGGATTGGCGATTCGCTGCCTGATGATGTTGTGATGCAGCAGATCGCCGCCGACGTCGGTTTTTCCGAAACTGCTTTTGCCGCCCCTTTAGAGAACGGCTGGCGGGTACGTTACTTTTCGCCGCTGGCCGAAGTGCCGTTCTGCGGGCACGCGACCATCGCGCTGGGCGCGGCGCTGGCGATGCAGC from Pseudomonas syringae includes:
- a CDS encoding multidrug/biocide efflux PACE transporter, whose amino-acid sequence is MSHRQQHAEQSTTVPHKTLRERALHATLFEIGGVILVAPLLAWLMDHSLAMMGIMTVMISTIAMLWNMLYNALFDRFRKRCGFAMNLMTRVLHAMGFEAGLILAVVPLAAWWLSISLLQAFLLDIGLLLMFLPYTLLFNWAYDRLRERLVERRESRCEVL